In the genome of Populus trichocarpa isolate Nisqually-1 chromosome 6, P.trichocarpa_v4.1, whole genome shotgun sequence, one region contains:
- the LOC18099907 gene encoding uncharacterized protein LOC18099907 isoform X2: protein MGKRKRSSGDHNKTKCTSSSDDLPCSSGTELLSREKSYLLESSESRPLIPMVDTSDNTVKVLNAQHSHAHQNHNLGRSIVLKRSRHYYGHQYSRRNLGSHADASTSHGKTALSRNERLTFKLISQPGSKPGCHTENKEIEFSRPDRVRFSSLVMNAVSSDAVKMFAVMFIIQNVWSRKQVLKICVTLPAHCARACSLKQMPLEKKSNVMLTYIYAIDYLGQT from the exons atggggaagagaaagagaagtagTGGTGATCATAACAAGACCAAGTGCACTTCTTCTTCGG ATGACTTGCCATGCTCTTCTGGAACAGAATTGTTGTCTAGAGAG AAATCTTATTTGCTAGAGTCTAGTGAATCAAGGCCTCTCATACCCATGGTGGATACTTCAGATAACACTGTAAAGGTATTGAATGCGCAACATTCTCATGCACATCAGAATCACAACCTTGGCCGTTCAATAGTCTTGAAACGATCACGACACTACTATGGTCATCAGTACTCCCGGAGAAACTTGGGGAGCCATGCTGATGCATCAACTTCTCATGGGAAGACTGCCCTTTCACGTAATGAGAGGCTTACCTTCAAGCTTATCAGTCAACCAGGCTCCAAGCCTGGGTGCCATACAG AAAACAAGGAAATAGAATTTAGCAGGCCAGACAGGGTTAGATTCAGTTCCTTGGTAATGAATGCAGTTTCATCTGATGCAGTGAAGATG TTTGCGGTCATGTTTATCATTCAGAATGTTTGGAGCAGAAAACAAGTATTGAAGATATGCGTGACCCTCCCTGCCCATTGTGCTCGGGCTTGCTCTCTGAAGCAGATGCCTCTAGAGAAGAAGAGTAATGTGATGTTGACTTACATCTATGCTATTGATTATCTAGGACAGACGTAA
- the LOC18099907 gene encoding uncharacterized protein LOC18099907 isoform X1, with product MGKRKRSSGDHNKTKCTSSSDDLPCSSGTELLSREKSYLLESSESRPLIPMVDTSDNTVKVLNAQHSHAHQNHNLGRSIVLKRSRHYYGHQYSRRNLGSHADASTSHGKTALSRNERLTFKLISQPGSKPGCHTENKEIEFSRPDRVRFSSLVMNAVSSDAVKMVCGICQKLVRRKNYFLGNALTTGEFSVVAILVCGHVYHSECLEQKTSIEDMRDPPCPLCSGLLSEADASREEE from the exons atggggaagagaaagagaagtagTGGTGATCATAACAAGACCAAGTGCACTTCTTCTTCGG ATGACTTGCCATGCTCTTCTGGAACAGAATTGTTGTCTAGAGAG AAATCTTATTTGCTAGAGTCTAGTGAATCAAGGCCTCTCATACCCATGGTGGATACTTCAGATAACACTGTAAAGGTATTGAATGCGCAACATTCTCATGCACATCAGAATCACAACCTTGGCCGTTCAATAGTCTTGAAACGATCACGACACTACTATGGTCATCAGTACTCCCGGAGAAACTTGGGGAGCCATGCTGATGCATCAACTTCTCATGGGAAGACTGCCCTTTCACGTAATGAGAGGCTTACCTTCAAGCTTATCAGTCAACCAGGCTCCAAGCCTGGGTGCCATACAG AAAACAAGGAAATAGAATTTAGCAGGCCAGACAGGGTTAGATTCAGTTCCTTGGTAATGAATGCAGTTTCATCTGATGCAGTGAAGATGGTATGTGGAATCTGTCAGAAACTAGTGAgaaggaaaaattattttctaggaAATGCATTAACTACTGGTGAATTCTCTGTTGTGGCCATTCTAGTTTGCGGTCATGTTTATCATTCAGAATGTTTGGAGCAGAAAACAAGTATTGAAGATATGCGTGACCCTCCCTGCCCATTGTGCTCGGGCTTGCTCTCTGAAGCAGATGCCTCTAGAGAAGAAGAGTAA
- the LOC18099908 gene encoding uncharacterized protein LOC18099908 isoform X1 — protein MPREKLILICQSGGEFVTNDDGSLSYNGGEAHALDINIETVFDDLKLKLAEMCNLEYESLSMKYFIPGNKRTLITVSSDKDLKRVFDFHGNLITADVFVMGREGFKHEDYMHTSSSFKNYRGSGIQLAETVLSPVPITVAPAAAAFGSRRVLSSKSKRAAKDKAQSRASSCLAVTTPTVTPATVASVSRRVLSSKTANAANAEAKSPASVALAIISKKSPATITKDPGVASLIPTDLVTVPVDTTVHDSVTVDMNTSPADTVKKRRRIASWNISANGPSIVLDDNDNNNDNTGDVNGETRSTSRKTNTRTRKGTSRKKNAWDHDNAFVDVEIEWQSDNEDSELCVHGVNSKDVSVERMVASWKKRITGVGQDFKDVAEFRDALQKYSIARRFAYRLKKNDTNRASGRCVVEGCSWRIHASWVESEQVFRIKKMNKSHTCEGESWKRATPNKNWLVSIIKDRLRQTPRQKPKDIANGLFQDFGVALNYSQVWRGIEDAKEQLQGSKKEAYNMLPWFCDKIVEANPGSFVKLSVDDDSKFQRLFVSFHASIYGFQNGCRPILFLDSTTLKSKYHEILLTATALDGDDGLFPVSIAIVDIENGDNWKWFLKQLKAAISTSQSVTFVSDKEKGLMKSVLEVFENAHHGYSIYHLLENLRRNWKGPFHGDGKVSLPGSLVAAAHAVRLDGFRMHTEQINRISSKVYDWLMQIEPECWTNALFKGERYNHITVDVAATYTDWIEEVRELPIIRKLEALTCKIMGLIRTCQMDSNGWTAKLTPSKEKKLQEDALRAQFLKVLFSSDTLFEVHDDSIHVVDTEKRDCTCLEWKLTGLPCRHAIAVFKCKGSSIYDYCSKYYTVDSFRMTYSKSIHPVLDNFKDLAEEKEVSGSVQVLPPNTPRPPIQPEEKRYYYRKGEPTRVMSCSRCKGEGHNKATCKQPTLPLEHAPAPALDAPAPALDAPAPAPVLALDAPAPALALDAPALALDAPAPGGRELAFIAQPLEHATAPGGEELTLMEPCPGSPSPAQVS, from the exons ATGCCAAGGGAAAAGCTTATACTGATCTGCCAGTCTGGTGGTGAATTTGTGACGAATGATGATGGGAGTTTATCATATAATGGAGGAGAGGCACATGCCCTAGATATCAATATTGAAACTGTGTTTGATGATCTGAAATTAAAATTGGCAGAAATGTGTAACTTGGAATATGAATCTTTGTCAATGAAGTATTTTATCCCTGGAAACAAGCGAACTCTAATTACTGTATCTAGTGACAAAGACCTGAAAAGGGTGTTTGATTTTCATGGGAACTTGATCACAGCAGATGTATTTGTCATGGGAAGAGAAGGTTTTAAACATGAAGACTACATGCATACTAGCAG tagttttaaaaattacagaGGAAGTGGGATCCAACTAGCTGAAACTGTGCTGTCTCCAGTTCCTATCACAGTCGCTCCTGCTGCGGCCGCCTTTGGCAGCCGTCGTGTATTGTCATCTAAATCGAAAAGAGCTGCCAAGGATAAAGCCCAAAGCCGTGCATCATCCTGTCTTGCTGTCACTACTCCAACAGTCACTCCTGCTACTGTTGCCTCTGTTAGTCGTCGTGTATTGTCTTCTAAAACCGCAAATGCTGCCAATGCAGAAGCTAAAAGCCCTGCTAGTGTGGCACTGGCCATTATCTCAAAAAAATCTCCTGCCACCATTACCAAGGATCCTGGTGTTGCTAGTTTGATTCCAACAGATCTTGTCACTGTTCCTGTTGATACAACTGTCCATGACTCAGTTACAGTTGATATGAATACTTCCCCTGCTGACACTGTTAAGAAGCGAAGGCGCATTGCATCCTGGAATATCAGTGCCAATGGTCCCAGCATTGTTCTTGATGACAATGACAACAACAATGACAATACTGGTGATGTTAATGGAGAGACCAGAAGCACGTCACGAAAGACGAACACGAGGACAAGAAAAGGTACATCAAGGAAGAAGAACGCTTGGGACCATGATAATGCCTTTGTAGATGTCGAAATAGAATGGCAATCAGACAATGAAGATAGTGAACTATGTGTACATGGTGTGAACTCTAAGGATGTTTCAGTGGAAAGGATGGTTGCCTCTTGGAAAAAGAGAATTACTGGGGTAGGCCAGGACTTCAAAGATGTAGCTGAATTTCGTGATGCCCTGCAGAAATATTCCATTGCACGCCGTTTTGCATACAGATTGAAAAAGAATGACACTAATCGAGCAAGTGGCAGATGTGTGGTTGAAGGCTGTTCTTGGAGGATTCATGCATCTTGGGTCGAATCTGAACAAGTATTTAGgataaaaaagatgaataaGTCACATACTTGTGAAGGAGAATCATGGAAGCGTGCTACTCCAAATAAAAATTGGCTGGTCAGTATCATAAAAGACAGGTTAAGACAGACACCGCGGCAAAAACCAAAGGACATTGCCAATGGCCTTTTCCAAGACTTTGGGGTGGCGTTGAACTATTCTCAAGTGTGGCGTGGAATTGAGGATGCAAAGGAGCAACTTCAGGGTTCCAAGAAAGAGGCATATAATATGTTGCCTTGGTTTTGTGATAAGATAGTGGAGGCAAATCCTGGCAGTTTTGTGAAGCTTTCTGTTGATGATGATAGCAAATTTCAGCGTCTTTTTGTATCCTTTCATGCCTCAATATATGGTTTTCAGAATGGTTGTCGCCCAATTCTCTTTCTTGATTCTAcaactttaaaatcaaaataccaTGAGATTTTGCTGACAGCTACTGCATTAGATGGAGATGACGGGCTTTTTCCAGTTTCCATTGCTATAGTGGACATTGAAAATGGTGATAATTGGAAATGGTTTTTGAAGCAGTTGAAAGCTGCAATTTCAACTTCACAATCAGTAACTTTTGTCTCTGATAAAGAGAAGGGGTTGATGAAATCAGTGCTTGAAGTATTTGAGAATGCTCACCATGGTTACTCTATATACCATCTGCTGGAAAACTTGAGGAGAAATTGGAAGGGGCCATTCCATGGAGACGGGAAAGTTTCTTTGCCTGGAAGTTTAGTGGCAGCTGCCCATGCAGTCCGACTTGATGGTTTTAGAATGCACACGGAGCAAATTAATCGGATTTCTTCAAAAGTTTATGATTGGCTTATGCAGATCGAACCAGAATGTTGGACGAATGCACTATTCAAGGGAGAGCGTTATAATCATATTACAGTTGATGTTGCAGCAACATACACTGACTGGATTGAAGAAGTGCGGGAGCTACCTATAATACGGAAGCTGGAAGCACTTACATGCAAGATAATGGGATTGATCCGCACATGTCAAATGGATTCAAATGGCTGGACTGCAAAACTTACTCCATCCAAGGAGAAAAAGCTACAAGAAGATGCTCTGAGAGctcaatttttaaaagtattattctCATCCGATACCTTATTTGAGGTTCATGATGACTCTATTCATGTCGTGGATACTGAAAAAAGGGACTGCACTTGTCTCGAGTGGAAACTGACTGGGCTCCCTTGTCGCCATGCTATTGCTGTCTTTAAATGCAAAGGCAGTAGCATATATGATTATTGTTCAAAATACTACACTGTTGATAGCTTTCGCATGACGTATTCAAAGTCAATACACCCTGTTTTAGACAATTTCAAGGATCTGGCTGAAGAAAAAGAAGTCTCCGGGTCGGTGCAGGTGCTTCCTCCTAATACCCCAAGGCCTCCAATCCAGCCAGAGGAAAAACGATATTACTACAGAAAGGGAGAACCCACAAGGGTAATGTCTTGCAGCAGATGCAAGGGAGAAGGGCACAATAAGGCTACATGCAAGCAACCCACCCTACCCCTGGAACATGCCCCAGCTCCAGCTCTTGATGCCCCAGCTCCAGCTCTTGATGCCCCTGCTCCAGCTCCAGTTCTAGCTCTTGATGCCCCTGCTCCAGCTCTAGCCCTTGATGCTCCAGCTCTAGCCCTTGATGCCCCAGCCCCAGGTGGCAGAGAGCTGGCATTCATAGCCCAACCCTTGGAACATGCTACCGCCCCAGGTGGTGAAGAGCTGACACTGATGGAGCCCTGTCCTGGTAGTCCAAGCCCAGCTCAAGTTTCTTAA
- the LOC18099908 gene encoding uncharacterized protein LOC18099908 isoform X3, which yields MPREKLILICQSGGEFVTNDDGSLSYNGGEAHALDINIETVFDDLKLKLAEMCNLEYESLSMKYFIPGNKRTLITVSSDKDLKRVFDFHGNLITADVFVMGREGFKHEDYMHTSRGSGIQLAETVLSPVPITVAPAAAAFGSRRVLSSKSKRAAKDKAQSRASSCLAVTTPTVTPATVASVSRRVLSSKTANAANAEAKSPASVALAIISKKSPATITKDPGVASLIPTDLVTVPVDTTVHDSVTVDMNTSPADTVKKRRRIASWNISANGPSIVLDDNDNNNDNTGDVNGETRSTSRKTNTRTRKGTSRKKNAWDHDNAFVDVEIEWQSDNEDSELCVHGVNSKDVSVERMVASWKKRITGVGQDFKDVAEFRDALQKYSIARRFAYRLKKNDTNRASGRCVVEGCSWRIHASWVESEQVFRIKKMNKSHTCEGESWKRATPNKNWLVSIIKDRLRQTPRQKPKDIANGLFQDFGVALNYSQVWRGIEDAKEQLQGSKKEAYNMLPWFCDKIVEANPGSFVKLSVDDDSKFQRLFVSFHASIYGFQNGCRPILFLDSTTLKSKYHEILLTATALDGDDGLFPVSIAIVDIENGDNWKWFLKQLKAAISTSQSVTFVSDKEKGLMKSVLEVFENAHHGYSIYHLLENLRRNWKGPFHGDGKVSLPGSLVAAAHAVRLDGFRMHTEQINRISSKVYDWLMQIEPECWTNALFKGERYNHITVDVAATYTDWIEEVRELPIIRKLEALTCKIMGLIRTCQMDSNGWTAKLTPSKEKKLQEDALRAQFLKVLFSSDTLFEVHDDSIHVVDTEKRDCTCLEWKLTGLPCRHAIAVFKCKGSSIYDYCSKYYTVDSFRMTYSKSIHPVLDNFKDLAEEKEVSGSVQVLPPNTPRPPIQPEEKRYYYRKGEPTRVMSCSRCKGEGHNKATCKQPTLPLEHAPAPALDAPAPALDAPAPAPVLALDAPAPALALDAPALALDAPAPGGRELAFIAQPLEHATAPGGEELTLMEPCPGSPSPAQVS from the exons ATGCCAAGGGAAAAGCTTATACTGATCTGCCAGTCTGGTGGTGAATTTGTGACGAATGATGATGGGAGTTTATCATATAATGGAGGAGAGGCACATGCCCTAGATATCAATATTGAAACTGTGTTTGATGATCTGAAATTAAAATTGGCAGAAATGTGTAACTTGGAATATGAATCTTTGTCAATGAAGTATTTTATCCCTGGAAACAAGCGAACTCTAATTACTGTATCTAGTGACAAAGACCTGAAAAGGGTGTTTGATTTTCATGGGAACTTGATCACAGCAGATGTATTTGTCATGGGAAGAGAAGGTTTTAAACATGAAGACTACATGCATACTAGCAG aGGAAGTGGGATCCAACTAGCTGAAACTGTGCTGTCTCCAGTTCCTATCACAGTCGCTCCTGCTGCGGCCGCCTTTGGCAGCCGTCGTGTATTGTCATCTAAATCGAAAAGAGCTGCCAAGGATAAAGCCCAAAGCCGTGCATCATCCTGTCTTGCTGTCACTACTCCAACAGTCACTCCTGCTACTGTTGCCTCTGTTAGTCGTCGTGTATTGTCTTCTAAAACCGCAAATGCTGCCAATGCAGAAGCTAAAAGCCCTGCTAGTGTGGCACTGGCCATTATCTCAAAAAAATCTCCTGCCACCATTACCAAGGATCCTGGTGTTGCTAGTTTGATTCCAACAGATCTTGTCACTGTTCCTGTTGATACAACTGTCCATGACTCAGTTACAGTTGATATGAATACTTCCCCTGCTGACACTGTTAAGAAGCGAAGGCGCATTGCATCCTGGAATATCAGTGCCAATGGTCCCAGCATTGTTCTTGATGACAATGACAACAACAATGACAATACTGGTGATGTTAATGGAGAGACCAGAAGCACGTCACGAAAGACGAACACGAGGACAAGAAAAGGTACATCAAGGAAGAAGAACGCTTGGGACCATGATAATGCCTTTGTAGATGTCGAAATAGAATGGCAATCAGACAATGAAGATAGTGAACTATGTGTACATGGTGTGAACTCTAAGGATGTTTCAGTGGAAAGGATGGTTGCCTCTTGGAAAAAGAGAATTACTGGGGTAGGCCAGGACTTCAAAGATGTAGCTGAATTTCGTGATGCCCTGCAGAAATATTCCATTGCACGCCGTTTTGCATACAGATTGAAAAAGAATGACACTAATCGAGCAAGTGGCAGATGTGTGGTTGAAGGCTGTTCTTGGAGGATTCATGCATCTTGGGTCGAATCTGAACAAGTATTTAGgataaaaaagatgaataaGTCACATACTTGTGAAGGAGAATCATGGAAGCGTGCTACTCCAAATAAAAATTGGCTGGTCAGTATCATAAAAGACAGGTTAAGACAGACACCGCGGCAAAAACCAAAGGACATTGCCAATGGCCTTTTCCAAGACTTTGGGGTGGCGTTGAACTATTCTCAAGTGTGGCGTGGAATTGAGGATGCAAAGGAGCAACTTCAGGGTTCCAAGAAAGAGGCATATAATATGTTGCCTTGGTTTTGTGATAAGATAGTGGAGGCAAATCCTGGCAGTTTTGTGAAGCTTTCTGTTGATGATGATAGCAAATTTCAGCGTCTTTTTGTATCCTTTCATGCCTCAATATATGGTTTTCAGAATGGTTGTCGCCCAATTCTCTTTCTTGATTCTAcaactttaaaatcaaaataccaTGAGATTTTGCTGACAGCTACTGCATTAGATGGAGATGACGGGCTTTTTCCAGTTTCCATTGCTATAGTGGACATTGAAAATGGTGATAATTGGAAATGGTTTTTGAAGCAGTTGAAAGCTGCAATTTCAACTTCACAATCAGTAACTTTTGTCTCTGATAAAGAGAAGGGGTTGATGAAATCAGTGCTTGAAGTATTTGAGAATGCTCACCATGGTTACTCTATATACCATCTGCTGGAAAACTTGAGGAGAAATTGGAAGGGGCCATTCCATGGAGACGGGAAAGTTTCTTTGCCTGGAAGTTTAGTGGCAGCTGCCCATGCAGTCCGACTTGATGGTTTTAGAATGCACACGGAGCAAATTAATCGGATTTCTTCAAAAGTTTATGATTGGCTTATGCAGATCGAACCAGAATGTTGGACGAATGCACTATTCAAGGGAGAGCGTTATAATCATATTACAGTTGATGTTGCAGCAACATACACTGACTGGATTGAAGAAGTGCGGGAGCTACCTATAATACGGAAGCTGGAAGCACTTACATGCAAGATAATGGGATTGATCCGCACATGTCAAATGGATTCAAATGGCTGGACTGCAAAACTTACTCCATCCAAGGAGAAAAAGCTACAAGAAGATGCTCTGAGAGctcaatttttaaaagtattattctCATCCGATACCTTATTTGAGGTTCATGATGACTCTATTCATGTCGTGGATACTGAAAAAAGGGACTGCACTTGTCTCGAGTGGAAACTGACTGGGCTCCCTTGTCGCCATGCTATTGCTGTCTTTAAATGCAAAGGCAGTAGCATATATGATTATTGTTCAAAATACTACACTGTTGATAGCTTTCGCATGACGTATTCAAAGTCAATACACCCTGTTTTAGACAATTTCAAGGATCTGGCTGAAGAAAAAGAAGTCTCCGGGTCGGTGCAGGTGCTTCCTCCTAATACCCCAAGGCCTCCAATCCAGCCAGAGGAAAAACGATATTACTACAGAAAGGGAGAACCCACAAGGGTAATGTCTTGCAGCAGATGCAAGGGAGAAGGGCACAATAAGGCTACATGCAAGCAACCCACCCTACCCCTGGAACATGCCCCAGCTCCAGCTCTTGATGCCCCAGCTCCAGCTCTTGATGCCCCTGCTCCAGCTCCAGTTCTAGCTCTTGATGCCCCTGCTCCAGCTCTAGCCCTTGATGCTCCAGCTCTAGCCCTTGATGCCCCAGCCCCAGGTGGCAGAGAGCTGGCATTCATAGCCCAACCCTTGGAACATGCTACCGCCCCAGGTGGTGAAGAGCTGACACTGATGGAGCCCTGTCCTGGTAGTCCAAGCCCAGCTCAAGTTTCTTAA
- the LOC18099908 gene encoding uncharacterized protein LOC18099908 isoform X2, with translation MPREKLILICQSGGEFVTNDDGSLSYNGGEAHALDINIETVFDDLKLKLAEMCNLEYESLSMKYFIPGNKRTLITVSSDKDLKRVFDFHGNLITADVFVMGREGFKHEDYMHTSSFKNYRGSGIQLAETVLSPVPITVAPAAAAFGSRRVLSSKSKRAAKDKAQSRASSCLAVTTPTVTPATVASVSRRVLSSKTANAANAEAKSPASVALAIISKKSPATITKDPGVASLIPTDLVTVPVDTTVHDSVTVDMNTSPADTVKKRRRIASWNISANGPSIVLDDNDNNNDNTGDVNGETRSTSRKTNTRTRKGTSRKKNAWDHDNAFVDVEIEWQSDNEDSELCVHGVNSKDVSVERMVASWKKRITGVGQDFKDVAEFRDALQKYSIARRFAYRLKKNDTNRASGRCVVEGCSWRIHASWVESEQVFRIKKMNKSHTCEGESWKRATPNKNWLVSIIKDRLRQTPRQKPKDIANGLFQDFGVALNYSQVWRGIEDAKEQLQGSKKEAYNMLPWFCDKIVEANPGSFVKLSVDDDSKFQRLFVSFHASIYGFQNGCRPILFLDSTTLKSKYHEILLTATALDGDDGLFPVSIAIVDIENGDNWKWFLKQLKAAISTSQSVTFVSDKEKGLMKSVLEVFENAHHGYSIYHLLENLRRNWKGPFHGDGKVSLPGSLVAAAHAVRLDGFRMHTEQINRISSKVYDWLMQIEPECWTNALFKGERYNHITVDVAATYTDWIEEVRELPIIRKLEALTCKIMGLIRTCQMDSNGWTAKLTPSKEKKLQEDALRAQFLKVLFSSDTLFEVHDDSIHVVDTEKRDCTCLEWKLTGLPCRHAIAVFKCKGSSIYDYCSKYYTVDSFRMTYSKSIHPVLDNFKDLAEEKEVSGSVQVLPPNTPRPPIQPEEKRYYYRKGEPTRVMSCSRCKGEGHNKATCKQPTLPLEHAPAPALDAPAPALDAPAPAPVLALDAPAPALALDAPALALDAPAPGGRELAFIAQPLEHATAPGGEELTLMEPCPGSPSPAQVS, from the exons ATGCCAAGGGAAAAGCTTATACTGATCTGCCAGTCTGGTGGTGAATTTGTGACGAATGATGATGGGAGTTTATCATATAATGGAGGAGAGGCACATGCCCTAGATATCAATATTGAAACTGTGTTTGATGATCTGAAATTAAAATTGGCAGAAATGTGTAACTTGGAATATGAATCTTTGTCAATGAAGTATTTTATCCCTGGAAACAAGCGAACTCTAATTACTGTATCTAGTGACAAAGACCTGAAAAGGGTGTTTGATTTTCATGGGAACTTGATCACAGCAGATGTATTTGTCATGGGAAGAGAAGGTTTTAAACATGAAGACTACATGCATACTAGCAG ttttaaaaattacagaGGAAGTGGGATCCAACTAGCTGAAACTGTGCTGTCTCCAGTTCCTATCACAGTCGCTCCTGCTGCGGCCGCCTTTGGCAGCCGTCGTGTATTGTCATCTAAATCGAAAAGAGCTGCCAAGGATAAAGCCCAAAGCCGTGCATCATCCTGTCTTGCTGTCACTACTCCAACAGTCACTCCTGCTACTGTTGCCTCTGTTAGTCGTCGTGTATTGTCTTCTAAAACCGCAAATGCTGCCAATGCAGAAGCTAAAAGCCCTGCTAGTGTGGCACTGGCCATTATCTCAAAAAAATCTCCTGCCACCATTACCAAGGATCCTGGTGTTGCTAGTTTGATTCCAACAGATCTTGTCACTGTTCCTGTTGATACAACTGTCCATGACTCAGTTACAGTTGATATGAATACTTCCCCTGCTGACACTGTTAAGAAGCGAAGGCGCATTGCATCCTGGAATATCAGTGCCAATGGTCCCAGCATTGTTCTTGATGACAATGACAACAACAATGACAATACTGGTGATGTTAATGGAGAGACCAGAAGCACGTCACGAAAGACGAACACGAGGACAAGAAAAGGTACATCAAGGAAGAAGAACGCTTGGGACCATGATAATGCCTTTGTAGATGTCGAAATAGAATGGCAATCAGACAATGAAGATAGTGAACTATGTGTACATGGTGTGAACTCTAAGGATGTTTCAGTGGAAAGGATGGTTGCCTCTTGGAAAAAGAGAATTACTGGGGTAGGCCAGGACTTCAAAGATGTAGCTGAATTTCGTGATGCCCTGCAGAAATATTCCATTGCACGCCGTTTTGCATACAGATTGAAAAAGAATGACACTAATCGAGCAAGTGGCAGATGTGTGGTTGAAGGCTGTTCTTGGAGGATTCATGCATCTTGGGTCGAATCTGAACAAGTATTTAGgataaaaaagatgaataaGTCACATACTTGTGAAGGAGAATCATGGAAGCGTGCTACTCCAAATAAAAATTGGCTGGTCAGTATCATAAAAGACAGGTTAAGACAGACACCGCGGCAAAAACCAAAGGACATTGCCAATGGCCTTTTCCAAGACTTTGGGGTGGCGTTGAACTATTCTCAAGTGTGGCGTGGAATTGAGGATGCAAAGGAGCAACTTCAGGGTTCCAAGAAAGAGGCATATAATATGTTGCCTTGGTTTTGTGATAAGATAGTGGAGGCAAATCCTGGCAGTTTTGTGAAGCTTTCTGTTGATGATGATAGCAAATTTCAGCGTCTTTTTGTATCCTTTCATGCCTCAATATATGGTTTTCAGAATGGTTGTCGCCCAATTCTCTTTCTTGATTCTAcaactttaaaatcaaaataccaTGAGATTTTGCTGACAGCTACTGCATTAGATGGAGATGACGGGCTTTTTCCAGTTTCCATTGCTATAGTGGACATTGAAAATGGTGATAATTGGAAATGGTTTTTGAAGCAGTTGAAAGCTGCAATTTCAACTTCACAATCAGTAACTTTTGTCTCTGATAAAGAGAAGGGGTTGATGAAATCAGTGCTTGAAGTATTTGAGAATGCTCACCATGGTTACTCTATATACCATCTGCTGGAAAACTTGAGGAGAAATTGGAAGGGGCCATTCCATGGAGACGGGAAAGTTTCTTTGCCTGGAAGTTTAGTGGCAGCTGCCCATGCAGTCCGACTTGATGGTTTTAGAATGCACACGGAGCAAATTAATCGGATTTCTTCAAAAGTTTATGATTGGCTTATGCAGATCGAACCAGAATGTTGGACGAATGCACTATTCAAGGGAGAGCGTTATAATCATATTACAGTTGATGTTGCAGCAACATACACTGACTGGATTGAAGAAGTGCGGGAGCTACCTATAATACGGAAGCTGGAAGCACTTACATGCAAGATAATGGGATTGATCCGCACATGTCAAATGGATTCAAATGGCTGGACTGCAAAACTTACTCCATCCAAGGAGAAAAAGCTACAAGAAGATGCTCTGAGAGctcaatttttaaaagtattattctCATCCGATACCTTATTTGAGGTTCATGATGACTCTATTCATGTCGTGGATACTGAAAAAAGGGACTGCACTTGTCTCGAGTGGAAACTGACTGGGCTCCCTTGTCGCCATGCTATTGCTGTCTTTAAATGCAAAGGCAGTAGCATATATGATTATTGTTCAAAATACTACACTGTTGATAGCTTTCGCATGACGTATTCAAAGTCAATACACCCTGTTTTAGACAATTTCAAGGATCTGGCTGAAGAAAAAGAAGTCTCCGGGTCGGTGCAGGTGCTTCCTCCTAATACCCCAAGGCCTCCAATCCAGCCAGAGGAAAAACGATATTACTACAGAAAGGGAGAACCCACAAGGGTAATGTCTTGCAGCAGATGCAAGGGAGAAGGGCACAATAAGGCTACATGCAAGCAACCCACCCTACCCCTGGAACATGCCCCAGCTCCAGCTCTTGATGCCCCAGCTCCAGCTCTTGATGCCCCTGCTCCAGCTCCAGTTCTAGCTCTTGATGCCCCTGCTCCAGCTCTAGCCCTTGATGCTCCAGCTCTAGCCCTTGATGCCCCAGCCCCAGGTGGCAGAGAGCTGGCATTCATAGCCCAACCCTTGGAACATGCTACCGCCCCAGGTGGTGAAGAGCTGACACTGATGGAGCCCTGTCCTGGTAGTCCAAGCCCAGCTCAAGTTTCTTAA